In one window of Drosophila innubila isolate TH190305 chromosome 2L unlocalized genomic scaffold, UK_Dinn_1.0 4_B_2L, whole genome shotgun sequence DNA:
- the LOC117779775 gene encoding TATA-box-binding protein-like, which translates to MQLKEENSLIVDKEPEATATATATTEVELKATDQDAEIGPELDIVINNVVCSFSVKCHLNLRLIALNGSNVEYRRENGMVTMRLRRPYTTASVWSSGRITCTGATSEPQAKVAARRFARCLSKLGFPVHFQNFRIFNVLGTCSMPWSIRIVNFSEMHRSNASYEPELHPGVTYKMIEPKATLKIFSTGSITVTAANVNIIELAIQRIYPLVHEFRNEKSRRDLKKIKQDNSLPGVSEISRPPMAGYRTPNTSWRPKMPMLPTAKMLDSPNSTPINTNNTNNTINTINDPSSSPSGSNILSNARRRATECWVNKLQNKRSRFNDANAMSKVTALARSATPNKFPMTPGLTSNVLNQSKALPFPGTATAGAGSGLPNILTTRRQLVKPTDHQVEDRIEEISNDEMDWQI; encoded by the coding sequence atgcaattgaaagaGGAGAACTCTTTGATCGTTGACAAGGAGCCGgaggcaacggcaacagcaactgcaaccacAGAAGTTGAATTAAAGGCAACGGATCAAGATGCAGAAATCGGGCCGGAGCTGGACATTGTGATTAACAATGTTGTGTGCTCTTTCAGTGTGAAGTGTCATCTGAATTTGCGTCTGATAGCATTGAATGGATCGAATGTGGAGTACAGGCGGGAGAATGGAATGGTCACGATGCGTTTGCGTCGCCCCTATACGACGGCTTCAGTTTGGTCCTCTGGCAGGATCACATGCACCGGTGCCACATCGGAGCCGCAGGCAAAGGTCGCTGCTCGTCGCTTTGCCCGCTGCCTGAGCAAACTGGGATTTCCCGTGCACTTTCAGAACTTTCGCATCTTCAATGTGCTGGGCACCTGCAGCATGCCCTGGTCGATTCGAATTGTTAATTTCTCGGAAATGCATCGTAGCAATGCCAGCTATGAACCGGAATTGCACCCAGGTGTGACCTACAAGATGATCGAGCCCAAGGCTACGTTGAAGATCTTTTCGACGGGCAGCATAACGGTGACTGCTGCTAACGTAAATATCATCGAATTGGCCATACAGCGTATCTATCCCTTGGTCCATGAGTTTCGCAATGAGAAATCCAGAAGAGATCTAAAGAAAATCAAACAGGATAATAGTTTACCTGGAGTTTCAGAAATATCAAGACCCCCAATGGCTGGTTATCGCACGCCGAACACCTCGTGGCGTCCAAAGATGCCGATGTTGCCAACTGCAAAAATGCTTGACAGCCCCAACTCAACCCCTATCAACActaacaacactaacaacactATCAACACTATCAACGACCCCAGCTCCAGTCCTAGTGGGAGTAACATCTTGTCCAATGCACGTCGTCGGGCCACTGAATGTTGGGTCAACAAACTGCAGAATAAACGATCGCGTTTCAATGATGCCAATGCAATGTCAAAGGTCACTGCCTTGGCTCGCTCAGCCACGCCTAATAAGTTTCCCATGACACCAGGATTGACATCTAATGTGCTCAATCAGTCCAAGGCGCTTCCTTTTCCTGGAACTGCAACAGCAGGTGCCGGTTCCGGTTTACCAAATATCTTAACCACAAGGCGTCAATTGGTAAAGCCAACCGATCATCAAGTTGAGGATCGAATTGAGGAAATCAGCAACGATGAAATGGACTGGCAGATTTAA
- the LOC117782380 gene encoding acyl-CoA-binding protein homolog, translating into MSELQEFDQAAEDVKNLNSTPADNDLLELYSLYKQAKVGDCNTDKPGFLDFKGKAKWEAWNKIKGMSNADAQSAYIAKVKSLIAAVGLKS; encoded by the exons atgtcTGAATTACAG gAATTCGATCAAGCCGCTGAGGATGTCAAGAACTTGAACAGCACGCCGGCTGACAATGATTTGTTGGAGCTCTACAGTCTCTACAAGCAGGCCAAAGTGGGAGATTGCAATACAG ACAAGCCCGGCTTTCTGGACTTCAAGGGCAAAGCCAAGTGGGAGGCGTGGAACAAAATAAAGGGCATGAGCAATGCCGACGCCCAGTCTGCTTACATTGCCAAGGTGAAATCTCTGATTGCCGCTGTGGGTCTAAAGTCCTAA
- the LOC117782368 gene encoding rabenosyn-5 isoform X2 → MSSNPFDSDEEPSAASDEILEGFLCPICRADLKSIDFLTEHFARQHAEEEDALKSVFKDIFTKAKKKILNNFDDDRDRGASSTVSASASASAARASNAGPNGSRTSNARTRNNVFNNMSRQSVGAERSYNEYFQSVRNPRLERYASETNKLIIRLHRLLKDLPTDAVQRKQHEQQTVPWLDGSSVKLCPNCAKSFHIARRQHHCRLCGGIMCHDCSRFLPLENAMQLASLSTTRSDPVQQMQHHEDRSIRLCQHCLWLLDTRQDMHESRTCRPLLAQVYEEIRQLEKQVSPDLDMYLKIVNSLYEGESIFTIADAGALRGKIGQVAETIDVRSKRILTIHSEPGSREEALKKAIRLSCVQLIKERMLSLPPLPDEALILQIQERKRMETEQRILTEQRMAMEAYERYGSTIQAGVSMENRSFAQGSDLQSLNNWSAPQASTTKSSVDDPLIEQINNVKGYIKQARQDMNFEVVETLEMNLRDLQREFYERQRHSSHSATSPQSGN, encoded by the exons ATGTCTAGTAATCCGTTTGATAGCGACGAGGAGCCGAGTGCCGCCAGTGACGAGATACTGGAGGGCTTCCTCTGTCCCATTTGTCGTGCCGACCTGAAATCTATTGATTTCCTAACGGAGCACTTTGCCCGCCAACATGCCGAGGAGGAGGATGCCCTGAAATCCGTCTTTAAGGATATATTTACTAAAGCCAAGAAGAAAATCCTCAACAACTTTGACGATGATCGCGATCGTGGAGCTTCGTCGACAGTGTCCGCGTCCGCTTCTGCGTCGGCTGCAAGAGCCTCCAATGCGGGACCCAACGGATCGAGGACGAGCAATGCGAGGACGCGTAACAATGTCTTTAACAATATGTCGAGGCAAAGTGTCGGCGCCGAGCGCTCCTACAATGAATACTTTCAGTCCGTGCGCAATCCTCGCCTGGAGCGTTACGCCAGCGAGACGAACAAGCTGATCATAAGACTGCACCGACTGTTGAAGGACTTGCCCACGGATGCAGTGCAGCGCAAGCAACACGAGCAACAGACAGTTCCTTGGCTGGACGGAAGCTCCGTCAAGCTGTGTCCCAATTGCGCCAAAAGTTTCCACATTGCCCGGCGGCAACATCATTGCCGTCTCTGTGGTGGCATCATGTGCCATGACTGTTCCCGGTTCCTGCCACTGGAGAATGCAA TGCAATTGGCCAGTTTGTCCACTACACGGAGCGATCCCGTGCAACAGATGCAGCATCACGAGGATCGGTCCATACGTCTCTGCCAGCATTGCCTCTGGCTGCTGGACACGCGTCAGGATATGCACGAGAGCCGCACTTGCCGCCCATTGCTTGCCCAAGTCTATGAGGAGATCAGGCAGCTGGAGAAGCAAGTCTCACCCGATTTGGACATGTACTTGAAGATTGTCAACAGTCTGTACGAGGGCGAGTCCATCTTTACCATCGCTGATGCGGGTGCATTGCGTGGCAAGATTGGTCAAGTGGCGGAGACAATTGATGTACGGAGCAAACGTATATTGACAATACATTCTGAGCCGGGCAGCCGTGAGGAGGCACTGAAGAAGGCCATCAGGCTAAGCTGTGTTCAGCTGATCAAGGAACGCATGCTTTCACTGCCTCCCCTGCCTGATGAAGCCCTTATACTTCAGATCCAGGAGCGCAAGCGCATGGAAACTGAACAGCGCATTCTAACCGAGCAGCGAATGGCGATGGAAGCCTATGAGCGCTATGGTTCCACAATCCAAGCCGGCGTCAGCATGGAGAACCGCAGCTTTGCCCAAGGC TCCGATCTGCAATCCTTGAACAACTGGTCAGCACCACAAGCGTCCACGACAAAGTCGAGTGTGGATGATCCGCTAATCGAGCAAATCAACAATGTCAAGGGATACATCAAGCAGGCGCGTCAGGACATGAACTTCGAGGTCGTCGAGACGCTGGAGATGAATCTGCGGGATCTGCAGCGGGAGTTCTACGAGCGACAACGTCACTCCAGTCACAGCGCCACATCGCCCCAATCTGGCAACTAG
- the LOC117782368 gene encoding rabenosyn-5 isoform X1 — protein sequence MLETNDNMSSNPFDSDEEPSAASDEILEGFLCPICRADLKSIDFLTEHFARQHAEEEDALKSVFKDIFTKAKKKILNNFDDDRDRGASSTVSASASASAARASNAGPNGSRTSNARTRNNVFNNMSRQSVGAERSYNEYFQSVRNPRLERYASETNKLIIRLHRLLKDLPTDAVQRKQHEQQTVPWLDGSSVKLCPNCAKSFHIARRQHHCRLCGGIMCHDCSRFLPLENAMQLASLSTTRSDPVQQMQHHEDRSIRLCQHCLWLLDTRQDMHESRTCRPLLAQVYEEIRQLEKQVSPDLDMYLKIVNSLYEGESIFTIADAGALRGKIGQVAETIDVRSKRILTIHSEPGSREEALKKAIRLSCVQLIKERMLSLPPLPDEALILQIQERKRMETEQRILTEQRMAMEAYERYGSTIQAGVSMENRSFAQGSDLQSLNNWSAPQASTTKSSVDDPLIEQINNVKGYIKQARQDMNFEVVETLEMNLRDLQREFYERQRHSSHSATSPQSGN from the exons ATGCTGGAAACCAATGATAACATGTCTAGTAATCCGTTTGATAGCGACGAGGAGCCGAGTGCCGCCAGTGACGAGATACTGGAGGGCTTCCTCTGTCCCATTTGTCGTGCCGACCTGAAATCTATTGATTTCCTAACGGAGCACTTTGCCCGCCAACATGCCGAGGAGGAGGATGCCCTGAAATCCGTCTTTAAGGATATATTTACTAAAGCCAAGAAGAAAATCCTCAACAACTTTGACGATGATCGCGATCGTGGAGCTTCGTCGACAGTGTCCGCGTCCGCTTCTGCGTCGGCTGCAAGAGCCTCCAATGCGGGACCCAACGGATCGAGGACGAGCAATGCGAGGACGCGTAACAATGTCTTTAACAATATGTCGAGGCAAAGTGTCGGCGCCGAGCGCTCCTACAATGAATACTTTCAGTCCGTGCGCAATCCTCGCCTGGAGCGTTACGCCAGCGAGACGAACAAGCTGATCATAAGACTGCACCGACTGTTGAAGGACTTGCCCACGGATGCAGTGCAGCGCAAGCAACACGAGCAACAGACAGTTCCTTGGCTGGACGGAAGCTCCGTCAAGCTGTGTCCCAATTGCGCCAAAAGTTTCCACATTGCCCGGCGGCAACATCATTGCCGTCTCTGTGGTGGCATCATGTGCCATGACTGTTCCCGGTTCCTGCCACTGGAGAATGCAA TGCAATTGGCCAGTTTGTCCACTACACGGAGCGATCCCGTGCAACAGATGCAGCATCACGAGGATCGGTCCATACGTCTCTGCCAGCATTGCCTCTGGCTGCTGGACACGCGTCAGGATATGCACGAGAGCCGCACTTGCCGCCCATTGCTTGCCCAAGTCTATGAGGAGATCAGGCAGCTGGAGAAGCAAGTCTCACCCGATTTGGACATGTACTTGAAGATTGTCAACAGTCTGTACGAGGGCGAGTCCATCTTTACCATCGCTGATGCGGGTGCATTGCGTGGCAAGATTGGTCAAGTGGCGGAGACAATTGATGTACGGAGCAAACGTATATTGACAATACATTCTGAGCCGGGCAGCCGTGAGGAGGCACTGAAGAAGGCCATCAGGCTAAGCTGTGTTCAGCTGATCAAGGAACGCATGCTTTCACTGCCTCCCCTGCCTGATGAAGCCCTTATACTTCAGATCCAGGAGCGCAAGCGCATGGAAACTGAACAGCGCATTCTAACCGAGCAGCGAATGGCGATGGAAGCCTATGAGCGCTATGGTTCCACAATCCAAGCCGGCGTCAGCATGGAGAACCGCAGCTTTGCCCAAGGC TCCGATCTGCAATCCTTGAACAACTGGTCAGCACCACAAGCGTCCACGACAAAGTCGAGTGTGGATGATCCGCTAATCGAGCAAATCAACAATGTCAAGGGATACATCAAGCAGGCGCGTCAGGACATGAACTTCGAGGTCGTCGAGACGCTGGAGATGAATCTGCGGGATCTGCAGCGGGAGTTCTACGAGCGACAACGTCACTCCAGTCACAGCGCCACATCGCCCCAATCTGGCAACTAG